A window of the Hordeum vulgare subsp. vulgare chromosome 5H, MorexV3_pseudomolecules_assembly, whole genome shotgun sequence genome harbors these coding sequences:
- the LOC123394928 gene encoding (+)-menthofuran synthase-like, whose product MVAAEMVVAPLDSPVLITVVLAFLLVVITLLVSFSTRRSSSNAPRLRLPPSPRGLPVVGHLHLLGSLPHRSLRSLAASHGPVMHLRLGRVSTVVASSAAAAEEAMKTRDVDFAGRPRLLMVDRFYYGNGGIGFAPYGEHWRQARRVCAVHMLSARRVASLGRVRAQEAAALLDRVRRAGGVVNLSDSLVVYSNAVISRCTLGGAGCGVEEGGGDGARLKKAFGEMEELLGTVPMGESVPWLGWVDTVTGLERRAKRVFEEMDGLLERVIADHRQRRRADSATVHEEDFVDVMLDAGELGTDSIKSIILDVLAAATASTSALLERAMAELINHPHEMRRLQAEARAAVVPGAVVTEADLPRLPYLKAVVNETLRLHPPAPLLLPRETVEDTRLQGHDVPAGTRVLINAWAIGRDPATWGPRAEEFAPERFVGDELGGGAGRGFSFLPFGGGRRGCPGVEFAMLSNALALASLVHGFDWEVPGHGGRRTPPVDMSELYGLSVCLKAPLLLVAKTWPSVASS is encoded by the coding sequence ATGGTTGCAGCAGAAATGGTTGTCGCGCCGTTGGACTCGCCGGTGCTCATCACCGTCGTCCTCGCCTTCCTTCTCGTGGTGATCACCCTCCTCGTCTCCTTCTCCACCAGGCGCAGCAGCAGCAATGCGCCGCGGCTGCGGCTGCCCCCGTCGCCGCGGGGCCTGCCGGTCGTCGGCCACCTCCACCTGCTCGGGAGCCTGCCGCACCGGAGCCTCCGGTCCCTGGCCGCGTCCCACGGCCCGGTCATGCACCTGCGGCTCGGCCGCGTGTCCACCGTCGTGGCGTCCTCCGCGGCCGCCGCGGAGGAGGCCATGAAGACCCGCGACGTGGACTTCGCCGGCCGCCCCAGGCTCCTCATGGTCGACCGCTTCTACTACGGCAACGGCGGCATCGGCTTCGCGCCCTACGGCGAGCACTGGCGCCAGGCGCGCCGCGTCTGCGCCGTCCACATGCTCAGCGCGCGCCGCGTCGCCTCCCTCGGCCGCGTCCGGGCGCAGGAGGCCGCCGCGCTCCTCGACCGCGTCCGCCGCGCCGGCGGTGTCGTGAACCTGAGCGACAGCCTCGTCGTCTACTCCAACGCGGTCATCTCCCGCTGCACGCTCGGCGGCGCGGGCTGCGGGGTGGAggaaggcggcggcgacggcgcgagGCTGAAGAAGGCGTTCGGCGAGATGGAGGAGCTCCTCGGCACGGTGCCGATGGGGGAGTCGGTGCCGTGGCTGGGATGGGTGGACACGGTGACGGGGCTGGAGCGGAGGGCCAAGCGCGTCTTCGAGGAGATGGACGGGCTGCTGGAGCGGGTCATCGCCGACCACCGCCAGCGCCGCCGTGCGGACTCCGCCACCGTGCACGAGGAGGACTTCGTGGACGTGATGCTGGACGCCGGCGAGCTGGGCACGGACAGCATCAAGTCGATCATCCTGGACGTGCTCGCCGCCGCCACGGCCTCGACCTCGGCGCTGCTGGAGCGGGCGATGGCGGAGCTCATCAACCACCCGCACGAGATGCGCAGGCTCCAGGCCGAGGCCCGCGCGGCCGTCGTCCCCGGCGCCGTCGTCACGGAGGCCGACCTCCCGCGCCTGCCGTACCTGAAGGCGGTGGTCAACGAGACCCTGCGGCTCCACCCGCCGGCGCCGCTGCTGCTGCCGCGGGAGACGGTGGAGGACACCCGGCTGCAGGGCCACGACGTGCCGGCGGGCACCCGAGTCCTGATCAACGCCTGGGCCATCGGCCGCGACCCGGCAACGTGGGGTCCCCGCGCCGAGGAGTTCGCGCCGGAGAGGTTCGTCGGggacgagctcggcggcggcgCCGGGCGGGGCTTCTCGTTCCTGCCCTtcggcggcgggaggaggggcTGCCCCGGGGTGGAGTTCGCCATGCTGTCCAACGCGCTGGCGCTGGCGAGCCTCGTGCATGGCTTCGACTGGGAGGTGCCCGGCCACGGCGGGAGGAGGACGCCGCCGGTGGACATGAGCGAGCTGTACGGCCTCTCCGTGTGCCTCAAGGCGCCCCTGCTTCTGGTCGCCAAGACGTGGCCGTCCGTGGCGTCGAGTTAA